The following is a genomic window from SAR86 cluster bacterium.
CTGAAAGAAAAAATGATTTAATAGATGTGGCTTTTAAAGCTCTCGTAGGTGCAACACTTTCATCTTGCTTTACTGGTCTTATAATTGCTTGTGTTATTTAGTTATTGATAACAATATAAAGATTTAAATAAAAAGCAAATGACAGCCAGATTAAATAGGGTATATAAAGATATGCTGCAACATAATTCACATTAAGCATTTTTCTTAATATGTATAAATTTAAGAAAATTAAAAGAAAAATATCTAACAAAGAAACAATCGGCATATGAAAATAAAAGAATAACCATGACCATGCTGTATTGAAAAAAAGCTGCGCTATAAATAATCTAAAGGTATCATTAAAAGTCAAATAAGCTGATATAGACATTAAGATATATAGTATTGGCCAAACAATACCAAAGATATAACCAGGAGGGTTTAGACTAGATTTATTCAAATTGATATACCAAATATCGTCACCTGTATTCGATGATGCAAATCCACCAATTATTAGAGCAATTAATACAAATGGAAAAACAAGATACTTAGAGCTAAAAAGCAATACTATCTCTTTCTAAAGAATCTTTGAACAGCGGAATTAATGTCTGATAAAAAAGTTGAGCCTTTCGGCCTTGCTTCTATAAAAATATAAAATCCGACAAAAACTGCCGATATTATGAAAACCCAGACTGCGTCATATTCACCCATGCTTTATTATAAATTGTTATAGCCTAATTGTTGTAAATATTTATACTTTTTCAACAATCATTGAGCATAATGAATAACCTGCACCGAAAGATGCAATTACACCTTTTTGTCCTTTCTCAAGATCATTATTTAAATTAAAGGCAAACATAGAGCCAACAGATGCAAGATTTCCAAACTTTTCTAGAGGCAAAGGAACTAAGTTTTCATCAAAGTTATCGTGACCAAGCAATTTAGATACAATAAATTTCACCATTTTTCCATTAGCCTGATGTAGCCAAAATTTTGAAATCTCTTCAGGTGCAAGATTATTTTTTTCAAGTTGTTCAAGTACAACTTTAGAAACTAAAGGACATACTTCTTTGAATACACTTTTTCCATTTTGGTAAAAAAGAAGTTCGTCTTCCGTTTTCTTATCAATAGCTACTCTATTTATATAGCTAAAATCGCTTCTTATATTATTTGAAAATTCAGTTACGAGTTTTCTATCTAAAATTTTAAAACTTTTACTAGACTTGCTATTTTTTTTAATAATAGAAGCAGCACATGCATCACCGAAAATGAAATGACTATCTCTCTTTGTATAGTTAACTCCCGGTGTTGATATTTCTGGATTTATAACTAATATTGTTTCAGCTAATCCTGAGGAAATGTCACTGTACGCATTATTTATCGCAAAAGTAGTTGATGAGCAACCAACTAACATGTCGTACGCATACCCATCAATACCTAATTCTTTTTGTATTTCTATTGCTATTGCAGGATAGTTTCTAGCTGCATGTGATGTGCCAACTATTACAGCATTGATATCTTTAACCTCAATATTAGCTTGTTCAATTGCTTTTTTAGCTGCAATAATTCCATATTCAGCATGAATTGATAAACTCTTTTCATCTTCATTTTTTACGTACGGCATCATTCTATTAATATCAAGGATGCCTTCTTTTTCAATTACATATCTTGTTTTTATGCCTGATGCTTTTTCGATAAATTCAGAAGATGAGTGAAGTAATGGTTCTATATTACCTTTTGAGATCTCATCACTATTTTCACTATTAAATTTATCTACGTAAGAATTAAAAGAAGCAACAATTTCGTCATTTGTTATTTCATGTTCTCCATGCCAAATACCAGTACCGGCAATGTGAATTTCTTCCATAAATGATCCCCTCATATTAAATATGTTTTATCATTATAAATTATGGACAGCATATTAACTAATAAGTTTGATATTTATGAAAATAAATCTTTAAATAAAGACATTAGAGGCATTATTCATATCAGTCATGGAATGGCAGAGCACATTAAAAGATATGAATGGCTAACCCAGAAACTAAATAGTGATGGATTTCATGTAATTTCAATAGATCACAGGGGCCACGGGACTTGGATCAAGAGAGGTGAAATTCCTGGATATTTTAATAGAAAAAATGGTTGGAAGACTGTTGTTGATGATCTGGAAGAATTAATTATAGTTACAAATAATAAATACCCTAATATAAAACAATATTTGCTCGGTCATAGCATGGGATCTTATGTTGCTTTGTCTTTGATTCAAAGAAAAGTAAAATTAAGTGGATTAATATTGACTGGATCATCATTCATTTCACTAAATTTAATTAGACTCCAAAAATTAATTATACAAATTGAAATTTTTTTAAAAAAAGATACGGGCATTAGTGATATTTTAGATACCATGATAATCAAATCTTTTAATAACTATTTTAAACCTAACAGAACTCCAAAAGATTGGATTTCAACAGATGAAGAAAATGTTGATAATTATGTAAATGATCCTCTATGCGGTTTCAAAGTAACTAATAATATTTGGAAAAATCTAGCTGATGGTCTTAAAACAGTTTTTAATCAAAGGTGTTATAAATTGGCTAATAAATCTCTACCTATACTAATTATTTCAGGTGAAAAAGATCCTGTAGGTTCTAATGGTCAAGGTGCAAAAAAACTCAGATTATTTTTATCAAATATTTTTAATAATGTAGATGCAATGATTGTAAAAAATTGTAGGCATGAGGTTTTTAGTGATATAGATAAGGACATAATTTATAATTCATTCTTAAAGTTTATAAAAAATTAAATGATTAAGATTAAAATTCTATTGGTTTTGTTTATATCATTTAATGTTGTCTCTAAAGATATGGTAAGAGTAGATCTTCCATATGAAAATGAAGATAGACATTATTATATATATACCCCAAACACTATAGAAACAAACCCAATTGACCTTGTGATTGGTTTACATGGATATACAGGAACTGCTCTTGGATTTGAGAGAGAAACAACAGGGGGATTTAATAAAGCAGCAGATGATTATGGCTTTATTGCTGTTTATCCCCAAGGAAAATTTTTTTATCAAAAAACTTTTTTTGGGAATGAATTTATTTCTTCATGGAATGATCTAGCAGGCTCAAAATCTTCAGGACCTTTGGGTGAGATATGTTTAGCTAATGCATTTTTTTACGCACAATATAAAAATTGTGGAGACGTTGGAAGGTGTGCATGGGCAAGTTGTGGCGATGATTTAAATTTTATAAAAATTATTATTGATCAACTTAAAACTACAAAAAACATAAAAAACATTTATGTTGTTGGAATGAGTAATGGTGGAATGATGGCTCAAGCATTAGCTTGTGAGTATCCTGAATTATTTTCTGGAGTTATTAATGTTGTTGGTATGCAACATCTTGGTTTGAGCTGCATCCCTGAGAAACCAATAAATTTTATAATTTACGGTGCATCAAAAGACGAAACTGTTCCTCCAATAAATATTAAAGCCGATGATGGCTATTTATATGAACCAATGGATAAAACAGCCAAAGATTGGTCAAATAAATTTCAATGTAGAAATGAAAAAACCTTAACTAATAATGAATTTGATAAGATTATTGAAAAAGAATATTTCGATTGTTTAAATGGAGTCAAAATTATTAGTTTATTAAATACTCAAAGATTTCATACATGGCCTGGGATAGAGAGAAATACTGGATATTGCGCTTATCCAATAGATGAGATATCTGACTATAAGGATATAAGAGAGTCATGCAGTGATATAGAAAATTTTTGGGGTAATAAATACTTACTGGACAAATTATTTTGAATATTTATAAATTTTATACATAAATACTACACCTAATACCTTGAATATGTCGTCTTTTTTAGTAATATAACTAGAGTAGTATTACAAAAAGGGGGATATACTATGTCTAGAATTTTATTAAAGCCGTTATTCGAAAAAAAATCTGATCCATTAACGAACTTATTAAAAGATATTTTTAAGGAAAACAATTTTGCGCTTTCTTATTTGGGAGCACTTAGTTTGGGTATTGGTGTTTCATCAAATATTCAAGCCCAAGACAACATTGAAGAAGTTATCGTTACAGCTGCTAAGAAAGAACAGAATCTTCAAGATGTGGCTATGAGCGTTCAAGCAATATCTGCAGCAGATCTTGATGCAAAAAATGTTAAAGATTTAAGCGATATAGCATTTTTATCACCAGCAGTAACATTAGATGCAGGTGGTCCAGGAAACTCTACTTTTTATATAAGAGGTGTCTCTGATGGCGGTTTTGGAAATCCTTCAGGTGCAGCAACAACAACTGCTTTATATCTCGATGAACAGCCGTTAACCACAATAGGTCAGACCCCAGATCTTCATGTTTATGATATTGAGAGAGTTGAAGTTCTTGCTGGTCCTCAAGGTACACTTTATGGGTCAAGTTCCACATCAGGTAATATAAAAATTATTACAAAAAAACCAGATGTTAGCTCTGTAGACTATGGATTTGATATAGATTATGGAACAGTTAACAGTGGTGATATGGATAAATCTTTAGAAGCATTTGTAAACCTTCCGTTAGGTGATGACTCAGCAATGAGAGTAAGTGCGTATAATTTAACAGATGGTGGATTCATTGATAACGTTCCTTCAACTATGACATTTACTAATTCAGGGGTGACTATAGATAATAACGATGTCGCTGAAGAAGACTACAATACATACGATAAGAAAGGACTAAGAACAAGATTTTCTACATCAATTGGATCAACTGATCTTGATTTCTCTTTTCTAACACAAGAATCAAAATATGGCGGTTCACCAGAAACTGATGAGGCGGATGGACCAAGATCTAATTCAAGATTTATAGAAGAATATTTTAATGATGATTTTGAACAAATGTCTTTAACTATTGCAGGAAACATAAGTGATGATATCGAATACATTTTTACATCTTCATTTTTTGAAAGAGATGTTGAGTATATGTATGACTACTCGGAATATGTTGAATATTATAATTATGATGGACCAACTTATACTTGTGACTATTATGACTATTACTATTACTATAATATTTCAGGTTGCCAAGATCCTAGAATGTCATATATGCAAAATGATAAATACGAGAGAACCTCTAATGAATTTAGAATTCAATCAAATTCTGATTCCGGTTTTCAGTGGGTTCTTGGAGCATTTTCAGAAGATAACAGAAGAGATTATGAAATGGATTACCAATGGCCGGGTTCAAATCCAGGCAATCTATCGTTTGGTGTACCAAATGGTAATTGGTGGAATCTTGATAATACAAGAGAAGAGGAAACTTCAGCTGTATTTGGTGAAGCCTCTTATGACATAAATGATAAAACAAATATAACTGTTGGATTTAGAAATTATGATCAAGACACCGTTGTTGATGCAAAAGATGGATACTATGGTGTATTTGACGGTACCAACAAAGTATATAGAAATAGTGATTCAGGAACTATCCCAAAAGTTAGTGTTTCTTACGATGTTGATGACGATATTATGATATATGGAGTTTACTCTGAAGGATTTAGAGCCAGCGGTATAAATAGAGTAAGACCAGCGCAAACAGCATTCATTCCTGAGCTCTTTGATGCTGATTATCTTGAAAGCCTTGAGTTTGGTTTTAAATCAACTTTAGCTGATGGGAAACTTATTTTAAATGGTGCTGCATATTTTATGGATTGGAATGACTATCAATCCACTCAATATAATCTTGCTTATTCAACTGTTTCATTTGTAGATAATGTAGGAAATGCAGAAATAAATGGTATTGAAATTGACGCTACATATAAGGTAGATGATACTTTAACCTTGAATGCATTTGTAATATCAAATGATCCAACATTATCTGAGGATTATTTTGATGTGTCTGGAGTTCTCCAGGCAAGTTCAGGAAATAGATTAGCATATGTACCTGAAACATCTTACGTTTTAAGTTTAGATAAAGTATTTGAAATTATGGGAAGACCTAGTTATTTCAACTTGGATTATTCATATACTGGAGATAGATATGATTCTCAAGCTAATACTGTTACTTTACCAGAATATTCCATTGGTAATATGAGACTGGGTGTTGAGAACGAAAACTCTTCAATGGAACTCTACATCACAAACTTTACAGATGAAGTTGCGTATTTAACTAGGTATCCTGACTTTAATAACATTAGAAGAACACCTAATAGACCCAGAGTAATTGGATTTAGAATAAGATATAGATATTAGTATTCGTTTAGCAAAGAATTAAGAACTCTTTCTAATTGATCTGGATCTTCAAAGTATGGAAAGTGTCCAGTTCCTTCTAATGTAAATATATCTTTATCATGATCAACGTTAGCAAAAATAGCATTGTCAGGGTTAAATCTGGCTAGTTTATCTTTATCACAAAAAATAAATTTTATATTTTTTAATTTTGCTATACCTGTATCAGAAAGTCTAAATTTATTGCATGACTTGAGATCAATAGAACTAATCTCCTTTTCTGTTTGATTAAAAAGTCTCTTTAATGGATATAGTTTTATTTCTCTTTCTGGATCACCTTCAACAACTTTAGTCCCATAAGGTGATTTTATTTCTCCCTTCGATCGGCCATAAAAACCTGAACCTTTAACACCAAAACCAGTTGTTTTAATTTCCACATCTGGCAATTTATAAACTCCATATTTCATTAAGAATTCTACTGCTTGGTCTAAATTTCCTTTAGCAAAATCAAGTAACATGTCACCAACTAAAAAAGGATACGCAATATTCATACAAAAAGTCATTTTATTTTTGTACTGTGTAGATAGATCGAGAGCAACTAATCCACCCCAACTATGTCCTGTGAATATTACCTCAGGCAATTTAAGATTATCGAGAACTTCAATGCATAATTTAGTATGACTTTCTACATCATAAAAAAGAGGACCAGTAGTATACCCATGACCTGGAAGATCAATAGCTAGAATATTAAATTTATCTTCTAAACCACCAAACTTAAACATTGATAAAATTCTATGATCCATCCCAGCTCCTGGTATAAAAAGAATACTAGTTTTAGATGCATCTATATCTTTTTTACAATAAATATGAACTTTATGATTTTTTAATTGAATAAACATTTTTAATTATTGAGTATATTAAAAGCATATTAATAAAAAGCAATGGAACTGATGCAATTACCATTATCCATTTAAAAGCATCAACTCCTCCCATGAACATTAAAAGGGTGGGTTGAACTACCAATATAATTGCATAGACAACTCTTAAGCTTTTTGAGCTAGCTTGTTCAGAGCTTTTCATAGAAGCTCCTGCAAGAACATATGAAGTTGAATCATAAGTAGTGCATAGAAATATAATGCAAATAATTAGAAATGCTATAAGAATATATTTTCCAAACGATAGTGTGCCAATAGTTCTAACTATTATCTCTTCTCTAGTTTGTAGAGAGTTTGATATTAAATCTGGTGCATTATAAGTATTACTTTCAAATAAGCTTATTGATAGGTTAGATAATATTGCCATGCTAAATATACATCCAAAACCACCAATTAATATGGTTCCTAGTATCATTTGCCTTAAAGATTTATTGTTAGAAATATTTATAATGAATGCTCCTACCATCGGAGCAAGAGCTAGCCACCAAGCCCAGTAGAAAACACTCCAATCTCTGCTGATTTCAGTTCCAGTTGCTGTGCTTAATTCAGGATATTTTTTCATCATAAAAATAAAGCTTTCAAAAGAATTAGATAATATATAGCTTGTTGGACCGAGTATAAAAACAAGAAATAAAAAAATAATCACTAAAATTACATTGAAATTACTAAGTTTTTTAATGCCATTTTGAATACCTGCATAAGCACTTGATCCAAAAATAGATAAACATAAAAAAATAGTAAAAAAGTCTAGATAAATACTTTTATCAACAGAAAAAACTTTAGATATTAGTGTTGATATGAGCGGAAAAGATAATCCAAGTCCTACTCCTGCTCCACAGATAATTGCACCTATAAAAACTATATCTAATACAAGCTCATTGAATTTATTTTTTACATTAAAAATACCAGAAAATGTAAGTTTAGATTTTGGACGAATACTTAAAGAAAGAGCAAACGCTACAGCTGGTAAACAATATATTGCCCATGCAGTAAACGACCAGTGAAATAATGGGTAGACTCTCGAATACGTAATCCTCTCTTCATAATCATAATCATCAAGAACATTATAATAATCAATCCATTCTACAGTAGACCAATATAGTAATGCTGCACCTATGCCTGCTGCAAATAACATTCCACCCCATGAGAAAAACGAGTGACTTGATTTATTATGAATATTTATTTTTATTGAACCGTATTTTGAAAGGGCAAGACCGATTAAAAATAATAATAATATTAAGCTTCCATAAACGTAGTAATTTTCAAATATTGTAGATAAATAAATATATGCTTCGTTCAAGGCTATCGTTGTTTCTATAGGATTGTAAAGAACAAAAAATGTAAGAATTAAAGAGAGCAAAATTGTTATACTTATAGTAGTTTTGTTCCACTCAGGGTTTAATTTTGAAAACATATGACTTTAGAGAATAATATAAAAGCTGCTTTTAAAAATGCTGTTGATTATTTTAATAATAATAATCTAAATGAATCTATTGAACAACTTGATGAAATCTTAAAAGTATTTCCAAGCGACGTTAAATCATTGTCATTGCTTGCTGATATCTATGTAAAAAAAAATGATTCACATAAAGCATTGAATTTTATTAATCAAGCTTTATTTTCTAGTAGCAATAAACAAATTTTATTAGAAAAGAAATATAAAATTTTAAAATTTATCGGTGACGAAATTAACTCTTTTTCAATTTTAGAAGAGTTACATGAAAAATATCCATCAATTAATACTGCTAGAGAAATCTCGAATATACATTTATCAAAGGATAACGTTGATGAGGCTGATAATGTAATTCAAACTTTTTTTGAAACAAATGCTAATTATTCTGAATTATATAAAGGTATAAGACATGCAAAGGCTGGCCGATTGAAGCTAGCGGAAGATGTCTATAAAAAAATACTTAAAGATGATAAAAATAATATTGATGCGCTTAGGTTATTAGGTTTAATTGCATTTAGAGCTAAAAACTATGATCTAGCAGAAAAATTATTCACAAGAGCTATTTCTATTAATCCATATTTTTCTTTAGCTTGGGATAATTTAGGAAAGGTATTTAGAGTTCAAAATAAGCTGTCGAAATCTAAAATTGCTTTTAAGAATTTATTAAAAATTGATCCAAATAATTATGAAGCATTAGTTTCTCTTGGTACTTTATATGTAAAACTTGCTGAATACGAAAAGGGCATAGATTGCTATAAAGACTCTTTAAAAATAAATCCTTCAAACGCTCGTGTTTTTCTGAGCATGGGACATGCGCTTAAGACTTTAGGGAAACGTAAAGAATGCGAATCTTCTTATCATAACGCAATAAAATTTTATCCTAATTCAGGTGAAGCATATTGGAGTCTTGCCAATTTAAAAACTTACAAG
Proteins encoded in this region:
- a CDS encoding tryptophan-rich sensory protein, coding for MLFSSKYLVFPFVLIALIIGGFASSNTGDDIWYINLNKSSLNPPGYIFGIVWPILYILMSISAYLTFNDTFRLFIAQLFFNTAWSWLFFYFHMPIVSLLDIFLLIFLNLYILRKMLNVNYVAAYLYIPYLIWLSFAFYLNLYIVINN
- a CDS encoding beta-ketoacyl-ACP synthase III is translated as MEEIHIAGTGIWHGEHEITNDEIVASFNSYVDKFNSENSDEISKGNIEPLLHSSSEFIEKASGIKTRYVIEKEGILDINRMMPYVKNEDEKSLSIHAEYGIIAAKKAIEQANIEVKDINAVIVGTSHAARNYPAIAIEIQKELGIDGYAYDMLVGCSSTTFAINNAYSDISSGLAETILVINPEISTPGVNYTKRDSHFIFGDACAASIIKKNSKSSKSFKILDRKLVTEFSNNIRSDFSYINRVAIDKKTEDELLFYQNGKSVFKEVCPLVSKVVLEQLEKNNLAPEEISKFWLHQANGKMVKFIVSKLLGHDNFDENLVPLPLEKFGNLASVGSMFAFNLNNDLEKGQKGVIASFGAGYSLCSMIVEKV
- a CDS encoding alpha/beta hydrolase, which codes for MDSILTNKFDIYENKSLNKDIRGIIHISHGMAEHIKRYEWLTQKLNSDGFHVISIDHRGHGTWIKRGEIPGYFNRKNGWKTVVDDLEELIIVTNNKYPNIKQYLLGHSMGSYVALSLIQRKVKLSGLILTGSSFISLNLIRLQKLIIQIEIFLKKDTGISDILDTMIIKSFNNYFKPNRTPKDWISTDEENVDNYVNDPLCGFKVTNNIWKNLADGLKTVFNQRCYKLANKSLPILIISGEKDPVGSNGQGAKKLRLFLSNIFNNVDAMIVKNCRHEVFSDIDKDIIYNSFLKFIKN
- a CDS encoding TonB-dependent receptor, giving the protein MSRILLKPLFEKKSDPLTNLLKDIFKENNFALSYLGALSLGIGVSSNIQAQDNIEEVIVTAAKKEQNLQDVAMSVQAISAADLDAKNVKDLSDIAFLSPAVTLDAGGPGNSTFYIRGVSDGGFGNPSGAATTTALYLDEQPLTTIGQTPDLHVYDIERVEVLAGPQGTLYGSSSTSGNIKIITKKPDVSSVDYGFDIDYGTVNSGDMDKSLEAFVNLPLGDDSAMRVSAYNLTDGGFIDNVPSTMTFTNSGVTIDNNDVAEEDYNTYDKKGLRTRFSTSIGSTDLDFSFLTQESKYGGSPETDEADGPRSNSRFIEEYFNDDFEQMSLTIAGNISDDIEYIFTSSFFERDVEYMYDYSEYVEYYNYDGPTYTCDYYDYYYYYNISGCQDPRMSYMQNDKYERTSNEFRIQSNSDSGFQWVLGAFSEDNRRDYEMDYQWPGSNPGNLSFGVPNGNWWNLDNTREEETSAVFGEASYDINDKTNITVGFRNYDQDTVVDAKDGYYGVFDGTNKVYRNSDSGTIPKVSVSYDVDDDIMIYGVYSEGFRASGINRVRPAQTAFIPELFDADYLESLEFGFKSTLADGKLILNGAAYFMDWNDYQSTQYNLAYSTVSFVDNVGNAEINGIEIDATYKVDDTLTLNAFVISNDPTLSEDYFDVSGVLQASSGNRLAYVPETSYVLSLDKVFEIMGRPSYFNLDYSYTGDRYDSQANTVTLPEYSIGNMRLGVENENSSMELYITNFTDEVAYLTRYPDFNNIRRTPNRPRVIGFRIRYRY
- a CDS encoding alpha/beta hydrolase, with translation MFIQLKNHKVHIYCKKDIDASKTSILFIPGAGMDHRILSMFKFGGLEDKFNILAIDLPGHGYTTGPLFYDVESHTKLCIEVLDNLKLPEVIFTGHSWGGLVALDLSTQYKNKMTFCMNIAYPFLVGDMLLDFAKGNLDQAVEFLMKYGVYKLPDVEIKTTGFGVKGSGFYGRSKGEIKSPYGTKVVEGDPEREIKLYPLKRLFNQTEKEISSIDLKSCNKFRLSDTGIAKLKNIKFIFCDKDKLARFNPDNAIFANVDHDKDIFTLEGTGHFPYFEDPDQLERVLNSLLNEY
- a CDS encoding BCCT family transporter, coding for MFSKLNPEWNKTTISITILLSLILTFFVLYNPIETTIALNEAYIYLSTIFENYYVYGSLILLLFLIGLALSKYGSIKINIHNKSSHSFFSWGGMLFAAGIGAALLYWSTVEWIDYYNVLDDYDYEERITYSRVYPLFHWSFTAWAIYCLPAVAFALSLSIRPKSKLTFSGIFNVKNKFNELVLDIVFIGAIICGAGVGLGLSFPLISTLISKVFSVDKSIYLDFFTIFLCLSIFGSSAYAGIQNGIKKLSNFNVILVIIFLFLVFILGPTSYILSNSFESFIFMMKKYPELSTATGTEISRDWSVFYWAWWLALAPMVGAFIINISNNKSLRQMILGTILIGGFGCIFSMAILSNLSISLFESNTYNAPDLISNSLQTREEIIVRTIGTLSFGKYILIAFLIICIIFLCTTYDSTSYVLAGASMKSSEQASSKSLRVVYAIILVVQPTLLMFMGGVDAFKWIMVIASVPLLFINMLLIYSIIKNVYSIKKS